The DNA sequence AACAGGGGGGTCCGTTAACAAGATCAGCGCAGGTCAGAACCCCTGACGGAGCCCGTCCGAGGCCCAGTGTGCCCCCGGCGCCCCGAGAGCGCCAGGGGAAATCCCGGGAAGCAGGCGAGGAGAGCACGGAAAGAACATTGCTCCGAGTACATTGCGCCGTATTGCTCCGCATCAAAGCTCCGCCTAGCGTCGAAGGCATGACCTCCACCTACGACGACGCGGGACCGGAGGACGCGACGACCGTCCTGCTCGTCCACGGCCACCCCTTCGACCGTTCGATGTGGCGCCCCCAGGCCCGGCACCTGGCCGGGCGCGGCTACCGGGTCGTCACCCCGGACCTCCGCGGGTACGGCACCCGCAAGACCGACGAGACCAAGACCGGCCTCGACGTCTTCGCGCGCGACGTCGTCGAGCTGGCCGACCACCTCGGTATCGGGACCTTCGTGCTCGGCGGCCTCTCCATGGGCGGCCAGATCGTCATGCAGGCGATCGCCGACCACCCCGGCCGCGTCAGCGCGCTCCTGCTGGCCGACACCTTCGCCGGCCTGGACACCCCCGAGGTGAAGCAAGGCCGTATCGACACCGCGGCGAGGATCACCGGGGACGGCATGGAGCAGTACGCCGACGAGCTCCTCCCCAGGATGATCTCGCCGGAGACCCGCGCGACCAGGCCGGACGTCGAGGAGCACGTCAGAAGGATGATGCGCAACGCTCCCCCCGAGGGTGCCGCGGCCGCCCTGAGAGGACGCGCCGAGCGCCCGGACTACACCCCCGGGCTCCGGAACATCGCCGTCCCGACCCTGGTCGTAGTAGGCGGTGAGGACCAGTTCACCCCGGTGCGGGACGCCGAACTCATCCACCGGGAAGTCGCGGGTTCCACCCTGGTGGTGATCGACGGCGCGGGCCACCTGCCTAACCTGGAGCGCGAGACCGAGTTCAACGAGGCGCTCAGCACCTTCCTGACCGACAGCGGAGCCAAGCCATGACCCAGCAGCAGACCGTGTTCGTGACCGGCGCCAGCGCCGGCTTCGGTGACGCCATCGCCCGCCGGTTCGTCGCCGAGGGCGCCCGGGTGATCGCCGTCGCCCGTAGTGAGGACAAGCTCGAGAAGCTCGCCGGGGAGCTGGGCGACGCCGTCCTCACGCTCAAGCTCGACGTCGGCGACCCCGAAGCGGTCAAGACGAAGATCGAAGGCCTCCCCGCGGACTGGCGCGAGGTCGACGTCCTGGTCAACAACGCCGGGCTCGCGAAGGGCCTCCAGCCCGCGCACCAGGCGGACCTCGCCGACTGGGACGAGATGATCGCGACGAACGTCCGCGGCCTCACCCACGTCACGCGCGCGCTGCTGCCCGGGATGGTCGAGCGCGGCCGCGGCCACGTGCTCAACATCGGCTCGATCGCCGGCACCTACCCCTACCCCGGCGGCAACGTCTACGGCGCGACCAAGGCGTTCGTCCACCAGTTCAGCCTCAACCTGCGCAGTGACCTGCACGGCACCGGCGTCCGGGTGACGAACATCGAGCCCGGCATGGTCGGCGGCACGGACTTCTCGAAGGTCCGCTTCGACGGCGACCAGGAGAAGGCCGACAAGGTCTACCAGGGCACGACCCCGCTGACCGCGGACGATGTCGCGGAGTCCGTGTACTGGGCCGCGAGCCAGCCGAAGCACGTGAACATCAACGTCATCGAGCTGATGCCGGTGGTGCAGAGCTTCTCCGCGCTGCAGATCTACCGCGAATCCTGAAACAGATCGAACAGGGCCTGCTGGGCCGGGTCCCGCTCGGTCGGCCGGCGCGCGGTCCGCGGCCGCCCGCCGGTCGACGGGTAGTGCAGCACCAGCTCGCCGATGCCCGCTAGCCGGCCGAGCAGCTCACTCACGGACAGGTTCATCCCGGCCCGGTCGGCCTCGCGCCGCATCAGGTGCGTCACCGTCGCGGCGAGCACCGAGACGAGCCCGTGTGCCGCGATCCGCTGCCGCGTCCACTCCCAGCGCGGGGTGGGGCCGGTGACGGTGGGCCCGGTCAGCCAGCGGAACGTCGATTCGAGGTGGGTGCGCGCCCGGTAGGCGGTGACGACCTCGGCGACCGGCCAGTCCCGGTCGGTGACCAGCACCTGCTTGCCGAAGAACTCGTCGTCGAGGCGGGCGACGGCGGCGGTGTCGATCCGCCGCTCGAGGCGGATCTCCCCGGCCCGGCTCCCGCTCAGCACCGCGGTGAGCACGCGCTCGGCGCGCCGGCCGCGGGTGACGCGGCCGATCTCGGCGTGCACCTGGGCGCGGTCGCCGCGGTGGGTGCCCGCCGCCAAGGCCCCGGCCAGGCCGTCCAGCTCGCGGGTCGCGGTGGCCAGCTCGTCGGCGAACGCGCGGGACTGCGCCGCGTGCAGCGTCGCCGAATGCGTCAGGATCACCCGCCGCCGGACGCCGTCCACCACCGCGTGCGTGTCGAGCGCGGTGAGGCCGGCGAACCGCTCGGGGTCGACGCGCTTGCGGGCCGACGCGGGCTGGGTCAGCAGCTCGGGGTGGTCGGTCAGCGGCAGGGAACCGACGAACCCGCTGCGTGAGCCGAGGTCGAGCTGCGCGGCCTGCCCGGTGTGGAAGATGAGCGTCGCCGGGCCCAGCTCGCCGGTCAGCGCGGCGAACGTCGGGGCCGT is a window from the Amycolatopsis sp. NBC_00355 genome containing:
- a CDS encoding SDR family oxidoreductase, which gives rise to MTQQQTVFVTGASAGFGDAIARRFVAEGARVIAVARSEDKLEKLAGELGDAVLTLKLDVGDPEAVKTKIEGLPADWREVDVLVNNAGLAKGLQPAHQADLADWDEMIATNVRGLTHVTRALLPGMVERGRGHVLNIGSIAGTYPYPGGNVYGATKAFVHQFSLNLRSDLHGTGVRVTNIEPGMVGGTDFSKVRFDGDQEKADKVYQGTTPLTADDVAESVYWAASQPKHVNINVIELMPVVQSFSALQIYRES
- a CDS encoding alpha/beta fold hydrolase gives rise to the protein MTSTYDDAGPEDATTVLLVHGHPFDRSMWRPQARHLAGRGYRVVTPDLRGYGTRKTDETKTGLDVFARDVVELADHLGIGTFVLGGLSMGGQIVMQAIADHPGRVSALLLADTFAGLDTPEVKQGRIDTAARITGDGMEQYADELLPRMISPETRATRPDVEEHVRRMMRNAPPEGAAAALRGRAERPDYTPGLRNIAVPTLVVVGGEDQFTPVRDAELIHREVAGSTLVVIDGAGHLPNLERETEFNEALSTFLTDSGAKP
- a CDS encoding IS1634 family transposase; protein product: MIGKKIGGRTYYYLAESARVDGKPRVVTQRYLGTADEIARAVPGGEPASARYRAYGAVAAVWATLRRLDFVRRVDEVAGPQRAKTTLGLTLAIAVLHRATAPETPIADWWATGAAPDLVRPRVSTVDGFWRALERLTPERITRIEETVASAVLEILDDHAALAVDVPQFTAFAAADCTLPSACQGVLAGVGLRVTRDGAIPLGSRLYRRDDGTAPTFAALTGELGPATLIFHTGQAAQLDLGSRSGFVGSLPLTDHPELLTQPASARKRVDPERFAGLTALDTHAVVDGVRRRVILTHSATLHAAQSRAFADELATATRELDGLAGALAAGTHRGDRAQVHAEIGRVTRGRRAERVLTAVLSGSRAGEIRLERRIDTAAVARLDDEFFGKQVLVTDRDWPVAEVVTAYRARTHLESTFRWLTGPTVTGPTPRWEWTRQRIAAHGLVSVLAATVTHLMRREADRAGMNLSVSELLGRLAGIGELVLHYPSTGGRPRTARRPTERDPAQQALFDLFQDSR